The proteins below come from a single Candidatus Methanoperedens sp. genomic window:
- a CDS encoding GPW/gp25 family protein, which translates to MAEPDFLGRGWKYQPDKPVSVRDGKIAYSEGEDSIKESIMIILGTSKGERIMRPDFGCDLNRLVFALNNTTTATLIESYIRESLLKWEPRIEVTDMDIAADEEEGNKLLVNIEYIIKTSNTKDNLVYPFYLERGGI; encoded by the coding sequence ATGGCAGAGCCGGATTTCCTGGGGAGAGGATGGAAATATCAACCTGATAAGCCCGTTTCTGTAAGGGATGGAAAGATCGCATATTCAGAGGGTGAAGATTCTATCAAGGAGTCGATAATGATCATTCTTGGCACTTCAAAGGGTGAAAGAATCATGAGACCGGATTTCGGCTGCGACCTCAACAGGCTTGTTTTTGCTCTGAATAACACGACCACAGCGACCCTTATAGAATCATATATACGAGAATCACTGCTGAAATGGGAGCCGAGGATAGAAGTGACTGATATGGATATTGCTGCTGATGAGGAAGAAGGAAATAAACTTCTAGTCAATATAGAATATATAATCAAAACATCGAATACAAAAGACAACCTCGTATATCCTTTCTATCTTGAGCGGGGCGGTATTTGA
- a CDS encoding PAAR domain-containing protein gives MGQPAAKQGDQVMATDIHIIMIPTPGGPVPTPLPHPFTGMIDGNLSSDVKIMGMAAATVDSTASNMPPHIPQGGPFQKPPANKATIKLGSATVKINGKMAARNGDMAMTCNDPSDMPVGTVMAVGTVMIGG, from the coding sequence ATGGGACAGCCAGCGGCTAAACAGGGAGACCAGGTAATGGCGACGGATATACATATTATAATGATCCCGACACCGGGAGGTCCGGTACCGACCCCGCTGCCGCATCCATTCACAGGTATGATCGACGGGAACCTTAGCTCTGATGTGAAGATAATGGGGATGGCCGCAGCTACAGTGGATTCAACAGCTTCAAACATGCCGCCCCACATCCCGCAGGGCGGTCCATTCCAGAAGCCCCCGGCGAACAAGGCTACCATAAAGCTGGGGAGCGCCACCGTAAAGATAAACGGAAAAATGGCTGCCAGGAACGGGGATATGGCAATGACGTGCAACGACCCGTCAGACATGCCTGTGGGCACTGTGATGGCGGTCGGGACAGTTATGATAGGAGGATAG
- a CDS encoding phage baseplate assembly protein V encodes MSITGLLEQRRRSESKIYGVVTGIVIDNKDPDMLGRVKVKIPRLSGEDESNWARVLTFMAGSERGAFFLPEVDDEVLVAFEYGDINIPYIIGSLWNGVDTPILTNEDGENSIRMIKSKSGHIIRFDDTNGGEKIEIIDKSEKNMIVISTSDNKISIKSDMDIEISAPNGKVAIEANDFEVKTKASAKIEANDFEVKAKASVKIEATSSMDLKASGSMNVKGATVNIN; translated from the coding sequence ATGAGCATTACCGGCCTACTGGAGCAGAGAAGGAGATCTGAATCGAAAATATACGGGGTCGTTACAGGAATCGTTATCGATAACAAAGACCCTGATATGCTCGGAAGGGTAAAAGTTAAAATCCCCCGCCTGAGCGGAGAGGATGAATCCAACTGGGCAAGGGTGCTTACTTTCATGGCGGGGAGCGAGAGAGGTGCGTTTTTCCTACCAGAAGTTGATGATGAGGTGCTTGTGGCTTTTGAATACGGGGACATAAATATCCCGTACATAATAGGTTCGCTGTGGAACGGTGTGGATACGCCGATACTCACCAATGAGGATGGAGAGAACAGCATCAGGATGATCAAATCAAAGAGCGGGCACATAATACGGTTTGATGATACTAATGGGGGAGAGAAGATAGAGATAATTGACAAATCAGAGAAAAACATGATAGTCATCAGTACAAGTGATAACAAGATATCCATTAAATCAGATATGGATATCGAGATTTCGGCCCCGAACGGGAAGGTGGCTATTGAGGCTAATGACTTCGAGGTCAAAACAAAAGCTTCTGCAAAGATAGAAGCTAATGACTTCGAGGTCAAAGCAAAAGCTTCCGTCAAGATCGAGGCTACTTCAAGTATGGATCTTAAAGCTTCAGGGAGCATGAACGTAAAAGGGGCAACGGTGAACATCAACTAA